Proteins encoded by one window of Clostridium cagae:
- a CDS encoding MBL fold metallo-hydrolase produces MIKVVATGSTGNSYIIQAGEEILLLELGINFKNIKKALNYDLSKVVGALITHEHKDHSKGVNDAMKSGIDVYMSEGTAVGIELKDTFYGYRLNYLKHSESYKIGGFLVVPFNTQHDVNEPLGFLIYHPKIGKLLFATDTYYLKSKFQNVDHILIECNYSEDVLLTLPAWRARTIKSHMSLETLKETLKTWNLEGTKDIMLIHISGENGNPNRFKEEVEELTGIKTYAAMPGLEIK; encoded by the coding sequence ATGATTAAAGTTGTAGCTACTGGATCAACAGGAAATTCATATATAATTCAAGCTGGAGAAGAAATTCTCTTGCTTGAATTAGGAATTAACTTTAAGAATATCAAAAAAGCTCTTAATTATGATTTAAGCAAGGTTGTAGGTGCATTAATAACTCATGAACACAAAGACCATAGTAAAGGTGTAAATGATGCAATGAAAAGTGGAATTGATGTTTATATGAGTGAAGGAACTGCAGTAGGAATTGAATTAAAAGATACATTTTATGGCTATAGATTAAATTATTTAAAACATTCAGAATCCTATAAGATAGGTGGATTCCTAGTAGTTCCATTTAACACGCAACATGATGTAAATGAACCTTTAGGATTTTTAATATATCATCCCAAAATAGGAAAGTTATTATTTGCAACAGATACCTATTATCTTAAATCTAAATTTCAAAATGTGGATCACATTTTAATTGAATGTAATTATTCAGAAGATGTACTACTAACATTACCAGCATGGAGAGCAAGGACGATTAAATCTCATATGAGTTTAGAAACATTAAAAGAAACTCTTAAAACTTGGAATTTGGAAGGGACTAAAGACATAATGCTTATCCATATAAGTGGAGAGAATGGTAATCCTAATAGGTTTAAAGAAGAAGTAGAAGAACTTACAGGAATTAAAACTTATGCAGCAATGCCAGGATTAGAAATAAAATAG
- a CDS encoding DUF2813 domain-containing protein, with protein MIKLKKLELKNFKGIKELTVTFGTVTTILGKNGIGKSTIFDGFNWLLFGKDSHDKKDFEIQTLDGNNDVIHGLEHYVTGYLEINGAEKTFKRTYKEKWQKTRGSAEKELKGCTTDFEIDDIPVKQKEYQAAISELVDENLFKMITNPLYFSSLNWTKQREILLDIIGDISEENVINYNKALSPLKKLLTDGIDNFNKRTKASISKLKEQVKSIPYRIDECNNSIVEINFSEFELKKAHIQSKINLIDEQIADASKINEEKLKLQDELYELKEERSKKQQQVLKSANKPLDDIQNNINQVRNSVQDLAYKIQDSEREKERKLEYIEAMKEDLEHQKLDKQELLNKYHTEDDKEFEFDTSLTCCPTCGREYETDKLEGIKTNAESRFNGEKSKLISKIIADGKIVAADIEKITIKIEDCEKEIEETATLIKGMKLEKLSLDEKLELLEKEKEPLTFTEELHFEGEEELKANIDQLKNQIEEFKKADNSELKAEKIILQEELEDITKMLGKKDTNSDLKKRMEELNKEEKELQIKIAELEGQQFLGEEFIRTKVELLESSINKKFKGSVTFKLFNQQVNGGLSETCEALINGVPFSNANTASQINAGLSIINTLCEHYNISAPVFIDNAEAVNEINKTDSQLIKLVVSLDKELKVEVDK; from the coding sequence TTGATTAAACTTAAAAAATTAGAACTTAAAAATTTCAAGGGGATTAAAGAATTAACAGTTACATTTGGAACAGTTACTACTATTTTAGGAAAAAACGGAATAGGAAAAAGTACTATATTTGATGGATTTAATTGGTTACTATTCGGAAAAGATAGCCATGATAAAAAGGATTTTGAAATTCAAACATTAGATGGCAATAATGATGTAATCCACGGTTTGGAGCATTATGTTACAGGCTATTTAGAAATTAATGGGGCAGAAAAGACATTCAAGAGAACTTACAAAGAAAAGTGGCAAAAAACTAGGGGAAGTGCTGAAAAAGAGCTTAAGGGATGTACAACAGATTTTGAAATAGATGATATTCCAGTAAAACAAAAAGAATATCAAGCAGCTATATCAGAGCTTGTAGATGAAAATTTGTTTAAGATGATTACTAATCCGTTATATTTTAGCTCACTTAACTGGACCAAACAAAGAGAAATACTTTTAGACATTATAGGAGACATAAGTGAAGAAAATGTAATCAACTATAACAAAGCTTTATCACCACTTAAGAAGCTATTAACAGATGGTATTGATAACTTCAATAAAAGAACCAAGGCTAGTATTTCAAAACTTAAGGAACAAGTTAAATCAATACCTTATCGTATAGATGAATGTAATAACTCAATAGTAGAAATTAATTTTTCAGAATTTGAACTTAAAAAAGCACATATTCAATCTAAAATTAATCTGATAGATGAACAAATTGCGGATGCATCTAAAATTAATGAAGAAAAATTAAAGCTTCAAGATGAACTTTATGAACTTAAGGAGGAACGTTCTAAAAAACAACAACAAGTTTTAAAAAGTGCAAATAAGCCTTTAGATGATATTCAAAACAATATAAATCAAGTAAGAAATAGTGTTCAAGATTTAGCTTATAAAATTCAAGATTCAGAAAGAGAGAAAGAAAGAAAGCTTGAATATATTGAAGCTATGAAAGAAGATTTAGAACATCAAAAGCTTGATAAACAAGAATTACTTAATAAATATCACACCGAAGATGATAAAGAATTTGAATTTGATACTTCATTAACATGTTGTCCAACATGTGGAAGAGAATACGAGACAGATAAACTTGAAGGAATTAAAACTAACGCTGAAAGTAGATTTAATGGAGAAAAATCTAAACTTATATCAAAAATTATAGCTGATGGTAAGATCGTAGCAGCTGATATTGAAAAAATTACTATAAAAATAGAAGATTGTGAAAAAGAAATTGAAGAAACAGCAACTTTGATAAAAGGAATGAAGTTAGAAAAATTATCATTAGATGAAAAATTAGAGTTACTTGAAAAAGAGAAAGAACCGTTAACTTTTACAGAAGAATTACATTTTGAAGGAGAAGAAGAACTAAAGGCTAATATTGATCAATTAAAAAATCAAATAGAAGAATTTAAGAAAGCAGATAATTCAGAATTGAAAGCTGAGAAAATAATATTGCAAGAAGAATTAGAAGATATTACAAAGATGTTAGGTAAAAAGGATACTAATTCAGATCTTAAAAAGAGAATGGAAGAACTTAATAAAGAAGAAAAGGAACTTCAAATAAAAATTGCTGAACTTGAAGGACAACAATTTTTAGGGGAAGAGTTTATAAGAACTAAAGTTGAGTTATTAGAGAGCAGTATAAATAAGAAATTTAAAGGATCAGTTACATTTAAGCTTTTCAATCAACAAGTAAATGGTGGATTAAGTGAAACTTGTGAAGCATTGATTAATGGTGTTCCTTTCAGTAATGCAAATACAGCAAGTCAAATAAATGCAGGACTTAGCATTATAAACACACTTTGTGAGCATTACAATATTTCAGCTCCAGTATTTATAGATAATGCTGAAGCAGTAAATGAAATAAATAAAACAGATAGTCAATTAATTAAGTTAGTTGTTAGCTTAGATAAAGAATTGAAAGTTGAGGTAGATAAGTAA
- a CDS encoding helix-turn-helix transcriptional regulator, with protein MSDLINNLTWNKKMEVLRTIKGWSQEEAAEKCFTGQKGYWNWETGNVYPRKNSRRAIAQAFGIKEEEIFESNKN; from the coding sequence ATGTCGGATTTAATTAATAATTTAACATGGAATAAAAAAATGGAAGTATTAAGAACTATAAAAGGTTGGAGTCAAGAAGAAGCAGCCGAAAAATGTTTTACTGGACAAAAAGGCTATTGGAATTGGGAAACTGGAAATGTTTATCCACGTAAAAATAGTAGACGAGCTATAGCACAAGCATTTGGAATAAAAGAAGAAGAAATATTTGAAAGTAACAAAAATTAA
- a CDS encoding XRE family transcriptional regulator: MNKQLGLKIKKLRGDYAFKTGKKMIQKNLAEKLGISRSYLGDIESGRTVASDEIIYKLSEIFSIDSNELFKYKNINKYDDNNLDTSSFVKESSCTYDVIDKYEVVNIPIVGFVRAGEPILAEDNIDGYHPTLKSNLCKDKNYFYLRVQGDSMNQEFGEGSLLLIEKTPCIENGSIAVVLIDGTEATVKKVIQNENMITLIPMSTNSIYVPKMYDIQKNKIEIIGKVKEATKIY, encoded by the coding sequence ATGAATAAGCAATTAGGTTTAAAAATTAAAAAATTAAGAGGTGATTATGCATTTAAAACTGGGAAAAAAATGATTCAAAAAAATTTAGCTGAAAAGTTAGGCATTTCTAGATCTTATTTAGGTGATATAGAAAGTGGAAGAACTGTTGCTAGTGATGAAATTATTTATAAACTTTCTGAAATATTTAGCATTGATAGCAATGAACTTTTTAAATATAAAAATATTAATAAATATGATGATAATAATTTAGATACTTCAAGTTTTGTAAAGGAATCATCATGTACATATGATGTTATTGATAAATATGAAGTAGTTAATATTCCAATAGTTGGATTTGTGAGAGCAGGCGAACCTATATTGGCAGAAGATAATATAGACGGATACCATCCAACTTTAAAATCAAATTTATGCAAAGATAAAAATTATTTTTACTTAAGAGTTCAAGGAGATAGCATGAACCAAGAATTTGGTGAAGGTTCATTACTTCTAATTGAAAAAACTCCTTGTATAGAAAATGGTTCTATTGCTGTTGTATTAATAGATGGAACAGAAGCTACTGTTAAAAAGGTTATACAAAATGAAAACATGATTACATTAATACCTATGAGCACTAATTCAATATATGTGCCGAAGATGTATGATATACAAAAAAATAAAATTGAAATTATAGGTAAGGTTAAGGAAGCTACTAAAATTTATTAA
- a CDS encoding recombinase family protein has translation MKRIAIYSRKSKETDTGESIKNQIQMCKEYFLRKNEDCIFETFIDEGFSGGNTNRPEFQRMIFLAKHKSFDIIACYKIDRIGRNTKEFLTTFDELEQLNVSLVSITEGFDPDTPAGRMMMTMIAGFAEMERMSIAQRVKDNMNSLAKLGRWSGGTPPTGYKSVKLENGDKTAMYLELLPGDRERLIKIFKSAAEGYSCRYIGKLFDMPAKTILNIINNPTYCKSNILSKKYLESLGFEVYGELNDLGYLSYNRRPKDKKGKKKFNANGMLVAVSKHEAPINSELWIKANQQIKQRGDEANPRISQYSFLAHKVKCACGSGMYLNPGYLKKNGTRTCYFCCSRKKYDKTLCNNGQINVTYLESDILEILSIMSKDKKILEKYINSKSNNTNLNEEIKLLKKEIKHYDEQLDNLSENLSKLKGSAANKIIDNMNSISEKIDKLNEELLILERKNIFNSIDNINIDILQKDIKALLKNWSELSLDIKQVKINNLIKEIQWDGDKKFKIIFNI, from the coding sequence ATGAAAAGAATTGCTATTTATTCACGTAAAAGTAAAGAAACTGATACTGGCGAATCGATAAAGAATCAAATCCAGATGTGTAAAGAATACTTTTTAAGAAAAAATGAAGATTGTATATTTGAAACTTTTATTGATGAAGGTTTTTCTGGTGGTAATACTAATAGACCCGAATTCCAAAGAATGATTTTTTTAGCTAAACATAAATCTTTTGATATAATTGCATGCTACAAAATAGATAGAATTGGTAGAAATACAAAAGAATTTTTAACTACTTTTGATGAATTAGAACAGCTTAATGTAAGTTTAGTTTCTATAACTGAGGGATTTGATCCAGATACTCCTGCTGGTAGAATGATGATGACAATGATTGCTGGCTTTGCTGAAATGGAAAGAATGAGTATCGCTCAAAGAGTTAAGGATAATATGAATAGTCTTGCAAAATTAGGACGTTGGTCTGGTGGTACTCCACCTACAGGTTATAAATCTGTAAAATTAGAAAATGGCGATAAAACTGCAATGTATTTAGAATTATTACCAGGAGATAGAGAAAGGTTAATAAAGATATTTAAATCTGCTGCTGAAGGATATAGCTGTAGATATATTGGGAAATTATTTGATATGCCTGCCAAAACCATACTTAATATAATCAATAATCCTACTTATTGTAAATCTAATATACTTAGTAAAAAATATTTAGAAAGTTTAGGTTTTGAAGTTTATGGAGAATTAAATGATTTAGGTTATCTTTCATACAATCGTAGGCCTAAAGATAAAAAAGGCAAAAAAAAATTTAATGCTAACGGAATGCTAGTTGCTGTAAGTAAACATGAGGCACCTATAAATTCAGAACTTTGGATTAAAGCAAATCAGCAAATCAAGCAACGTGGAGATGAAGCAAACCCAAGAATTTCACAATATAGTTTTTTGGCTCACAAAGTAAAATGTGCTTGTGGAAGTGGCATGTATTTAAATCCTGGTTATTTAAAGAAAAATGGAACTAGAACCTGTTACTTTTGTTGCTCGAGAAAAAAATATGATAAAACCTTATGCAATAATGGACAAATTAATGTCACTTATTTGGAAAGCGATATATTAGAAATATTATCAATTATGTCTAAAGATAAAAAAATATTAGAAAAATATATAAATTCTAAATCAAATAATACTAATTTAAATGAAGAAATCAAACTTTTAAAAAAAGAAATTAAACACTATGATGAACAACTTGATAATCTTAGTGAAAATTTAAGTAAATTAAAAGGATCTGCTGCTAATAAAATAATTGATAATATGAATTCTATATCAGAAAAAATAGATAAGTTGAATGAAGAACTATTAATATTAGAACGTAAAAATATATTTAATAGTATTGATAATATTAATATTGATATACTTCAAAAAGATATAAAAGCTTTATTAAAAAATTGGAGTGAATTATCATTAGATATAAAGCAAGTTAAAATAAATAATTTAATAAAAGAAATACAATGGGATGGAGATAAGAAATTTAAAATTATTTTTAATATATAA
- a CDS encoding sulfide/dihydroorotate dehydrogenase-like FAD/NAD-binding protein produces the protein MIKEPRDCIDAGTEYCPCKLAETGECLICSQLQGECFCDCLNWKGVCIYQELFNNGNKAKEGRKSYSCLIKDVTNFNDEAVMIKFEAPHKLALDLVKPGSYIFVSQNENKYFDVPISIMESDIETNIITILIEVRGIKTKSILNLKAEENIIIRGPYWNGVFGIKNINFQKGSKSLVLARGIGVAPMMPVIRKLLSQDNEVKVVIDKTPFKDDFSKELLLKYSLEASENELLDKGKLSDHCKVIIKEALKEGVNYIHIAGADIFTYEVIEYLDKLDRNDILLSCCNNFKMCCGEGICGACTARFSGHRVRRFCKEQADPRSIFEGRRFI, from the coding sequence ATGATAAAAGAACCAAGAGATTGCATAGATGCTGGTACTGAATATTGCCCTTGCAAGTTAGCAGAAACTGGTGAATGTTTAATATGTTCTCAGCTACAAGGGGAATGTTTTTGTGATTGTTTAAATTGGAAAGGAGTTTGTATATATCAAGAATTATTTAATAATGGGAATAAGGCAAAGGAGGGACGAAAAAGTTACAGCTGTTTAATTAAGGATGTAACCAATTTTAATGATGAAGCTGTAATGATTAAATTTGAAGCACCACATAAATTAGCATTAGATTTAGTTAAGCCAGGAAGTTATATATTTGTAAGTCAAAATGAAAATAAATATTTTGATGTACCTATTTCTATCATGGAATCTGATATAGAAACAAATATTATAACAATATTAATAGAAGTTAGAGGAATAAAAACTAAGAGCATTTTAAATTTGAAAGCAGAAGAAAACATAATTATTAGAGGGCCTTATTGGAATGGAGTTTTTGGTATTAAAAATATAAATTTTCAAAAAGGAAGTAAATCATTAGTACTAGCAAGAGGTATAGGTGTAGCTCCAATGATGCCAGTTATAAGAAAATTACTTTCTCAAGACAATGAGGTAAAAGTTGTTATAGATAAAACACCCTTTAAAGATGATTTTTCTAAAGAATTATTATTAAAATATTCTTTAGAAGCAAGTGAAAATGAATTACTTGATAAAGGAAAACTTTCAGACCATTGTAAAGTTATCATAAAAGAAGCTTTAAAGGAGGGGGTTAATTATATTCATATAGCTGGAGCTGATATTTTTACCTATGAGGTTATTGAATATTTAGACAAATTAGATAGAAATGATATTTTATTATCGTGTTGTAATAATTTTAAGATGTGCTGTGGTGAAGGAATTTGTGGAGCATGTACAGCAAGATTCTCTGGTCATAGAGTAAGAAGATTTTGTAAGGAGCAAGCTGATCCAAGAAGTATATTTGAAGGGAGAAGATTTATATGA
- the yaaA gene encoding peroxide stress protein YaaA: MLVVISPAKTLDFNNINETLPMTNPKFLKEAKILVEELKNYDSYSLGKLMNTSDKLSLLNKNRFDIWNESFDNSRQCLIAFKGEVFKGIDVGSFNIEDLFYTNDHLRILSGLYGVLNPFDGVNPYRLEMGTKLSFNNYKNLYDYWEDKLKYKIIEDLKSTGDNTLVNLASYEYFKSIEGIDILDTSINIVTPIFKEYRNGKHKIVTMKTKKARGLMVSFIMKNKINNIEDLKKFDLEGYLYNEDLSNNNNLVFTLEN, translated from the coding sequence ATGTTAGTAGTTATTTCGCCAGCTAAAACGCTGGATTTTAATAATATAAATGAAACTTTACCAATGACAAATCCAAAATTTTTAAAAGAAGCTAAAATTCTAGTAGAAGAATTAAAAAATTATGATTCATATTCATTGGGTAAGCTAATGAATACAAGTGATAAATTATCATTGTTAAATAAAAATAGATTTGATATTTGGAATGAATCTTTTGACAACTCAAGGCAATGCCTAATAGCTTTTAAAGGAGAAGTCTTCAAAGGTATAGATGTCGGAAGCTTTAACATAGAAGATTTATTTTATACAAATGATCATTTGAGAATTTTATCAGGATTATACGGTGTTTTAAATCCATTCGATGGGGTGAATCCTTATAGATTAGAAATGGGAACAAAACTTTCTTTTAATAATTATAAAAATTTATATGATTATTGGGAAGATAAATTAAAGTATAAAATAATAGAAGATTTAAAATCTACTGGTGATAATACGTTAGTAAATCTAGCGTCTTATGAATACTTTAAATCTATAGAAGGAATAGATATACTAGATACATCAATAAATATTGTGACGCCTATATTTAAAGAGTATAGAAATGGTAAACATAAAATAGTAACTATGAAAACTAAAAAAGCTCGTGGACTTATGGTTTCATTTATAATGAAAAATAAAATTAATAATATAGAAGATTTAAAAAAATTTGATTTAGAAGGATACTTATACAATGAAGATCTTTCAAATAATAACAACTTAGTTTTCACTTTGGAAAATTAA
- a CDS encoding D-alanyl-D-alanine carboxypeptidase family protein, whose translation MRKTIKNNIVITMLLSIMLFQIFSKAALADSKLKDNFRVNARCAIALDRESKEVLFEQNAYEIVPMASTTKILTAIIAIEQGDLDKKVVISKKAASIRGSKVGYKAGEEIRLKELAFGLMFKSGNDAAIAIAETLGGSVEGFAQIMNHYATGIGIIDSHFESPHGLDSNSHYSSAYDLAILTAKGMEYDLFREIVGSKQISKEKYDFTRDYNNINKILWLIPEANGVKTGYTGGAGKCLVSSVNHKGKDIIIVVLNCPDRWAQTQKIYNHILETVAFENHNIKELVYKN comes from the coding sequence ATGAGAAAAACTATTAAAAATAACATAGTAATAACAATGTTACTGAGTATTATGCTTTTTCAAATTTTCTCAAAAGCTGCTTTAGCAGATAGCAAATTAAAAGATAATTTTAGAGTAAATGCAAGATGTGCTATAGCACTAGACAGAGAATCTAAAGAAGTACTTTTTGAACAAAATGCATATGAAATAGTACCTATGGCAAGTACAACAAAGATACTTACAGCAATAATTGCCATTGAGCAAGGTGATTTAGATAAAAAAGTAGTTATAAGTAAGAAAGCTGCTTCAATAAGGGGATCAAAAGTGGGATATAAAGCAGGAGAAGAGATAAGATTAAAAGAACTTGCTTTTGGTTTAATGTTTAAATCAGGAAATGATGCAGCAATAGCTATAGCTGAAACATTAGGAGGATCTGTTGAGGGATTTGCACAAATAATGAATCATTATGCAACAGGTATTGGAATAATAGATTCACATTTTGAATCTCCTCATGGATTAGATAGTAATTCACATTATTCTTCAGCATATGATTTAGCTATTTTAACTGCCAAAGGTATGGAATATGATTTATTTAGAGAAATAGTTGGTTCAAAACAAATTAGTAAAGAAAAATATGATTTTACAAGAGACTATAACAATATAAACAAGATACTTTGGCTTATTCCAGAAGCAAATGGTGTTAAAACAGGTTATACAGGTGGAGCAGGAAAATGCTTAGTTTCATCTGTAAATCATAAAGGTAAAGATATAATTATAGTAGTTCTAAATTGTCCTGATAGATGGGCACAAACACAAAAAATATATAATCATATATTAGAGACAGTTGCATTTGAAAATCATAATATTAAAGAACTAGTTTATAAAAATTAA
- a CDS encoding DUF2953 domain-containing protein, translating to MIHKKYLIEKLYSSKFKPKINLKGDLDYSLNDAAHTAIFYGILSQINPIFYFVLSILCKINKFKFNINPIFKDKFLVKFEISSIIFISIVNVIYILILIFKSILYSEEVDPYIGNNYDK from the coding sequence ATGATACATAAAAAATATTTAATAGAAAAATTATATAGCTCAAAATTTAAACCTAAAATTAATTTAAAAGGTGATTTGGATTATAGTCTTAACGATGCTGCACATACTGCAATATTTTATGGAATATTATCTCAGATTAACCCTATATTTTACTTTGTTTTAAGTATATTATGTAAAATAAATAAGTTTAAATTTAATATAAATCCTATATTTAAGGATAAATTTTTAGTAAAATTTGAAATTTCAAGTATAATATTCATTTCTATTGTAAATGTTATATATATATTGATTCTTATATTTAAATCAATACTTTATTCTGAGGAGGTGGACCCCTATATAGGGAATAATTATGACAAATGA
- the ytfJ gene encoding GerW family sporulation protein: protein MTNEQPVEKLMRSTMENLRDMIDVNTVIGDAVETRDGTYIIPVSKLSFGFASGGAEYSTLDRSSNNESNFPFGGGSGAGVSVKPVAFLIVKEDGIRMIPVDQDSTYDRIVDSVPQVIDMAKDLIKEMKNKNKNAKHGNNTNIDLDITENLNTSSSDTTDD from the coding sequence ATGACAAATGAACAACCCGTTGAAAAATTGATGAGAAGTACAATGGAAAATCTTAGAGATATGATTGATGTAAATACAGTAATAGGTGATGCCGTTGAAACACGTGATGGTACTTATATCATTCCTGTTTCAAAATTAAGTTTTGGTTTTGCCTCCGGAGGAGCTGAATACTCTACATTAGATAGAAGTTCTAATAATGAATCTAATTTTCCTTTCGGTGGTGGATCTGGCGCTGGTGTTTCTGTTAAACCAGTTGCATTTTTAATAGTTAAAGAAGATGGTATAAGAATGATTCCTGTGGATCAAGATTCTACCTACGATAGAATTGTTGATTCAGTCCCCCAGGTGATAGACATGGCAAAAGATTTAATAAAAGAAATGAAAAATAAGAATAAAAATGCTAAACATGGTAATAATACTAATATCGATCTTGATATCACTGAAAACTTAAATACATCTTCTAGTGATACTACAGACGATTAA
- the scpB gene encoding SMC-Scp complex subunit ScpB codes for MKEKSDKLQIQFLEEFQKRSLKSGIEALLFASGEPLTAKELSIYLEEELKIIENTIQEMIEEYDIQERGIKLISIKGSYQLVTKSENSTYIQKLLKKSKRQSLSQASLESLSIIAYQQPITRIDIDEIRGVKSESALQRLLERDLIKEVGRLEVPGRPILYGTTEEFLRQFGIKDLNQLPSLDFFEEDKSYDLERGF; via the coding sequence ATGAAGGAGAAGAGTGATAAACTACAAATTCAGTTCTTAGAAGAATTTCAAAAAAGATCTTTAAAATCAGGGATTGAAGCATTACTTTTTGCAAGTGGAGAGCCACTAACAGCAAAAGAATTATCAATTTATCTTGAAGAAGAACTTAAAATTATTGAGAATACTATACAAGAAATGATAGAAGAGTATGATATTCAAGAACGAGGAATAAAACTTATTTCTATTAAGGGGTCATATCAATTAGTTACAAAATCAGAAAATAGTACTTATATACAAAAATTATTAAAGAAAAGTAAGAGACAATCATTATCACAAGCTTCATTAGAAAGTTTATCGATAATAGCATATCAACAACCTATAACTAGAATAGATATTGATGAAATAAGAGGCGTAAAATCTGAAAGTGCTCTTCAAAGATTATTAGAAAGAGATCTTATTAAAGAAGTAGGAAGATTAGAAGTACCAGGAAGACCAATATTATATGGAACAACTGAAGAGTTTTTAAGACAGTTTGGAATTAAAGATTTAAATCAACTGCCATCACTAGATTTCTTTGAAGAAGATAAATCTTATGATTTAGAAAGAGGATTTTAG
- a CDS encoding segregation/condensation protein A, whose amino-acid sequence MDFPSIKIKDFEGPFDLLLHLIKKNQMDIYNVEISKITNQYLKYIDDMKFMDLEITSEFIVVAATLIEIKSKHLLPKIKKDEDEDEEDQEKNLIEKLILYKKIKRVAEFFKDRYVNSGELYTKKPEIIEEINLPNNNEDIFKNLTLLELYNMYNNLLEIYNNKQNKANVIQKRIYVDKYKIEDKLEYLLGLIENNEVSKFSEIIDKCECKLECIVSFLALLEMVKLKKVRVYQSDSFDNILIERRQDEGEE is encoded by the coding sequence ATGGATTTTCCAAGTATTAAGATAAAAGATTTTGAAGGTCCATTTGATTTATTACTTCATTTAATTAAGAAAAATCAAATGGATATCTATAATGTAGAAATATCAAAAATAACAAATCAATATTTAAAGTATATTGATGATATGAAGTTTATGGATTTAGAAATAACATCTGAATTTATAGTAGTTGCAGCTACATTAATAGAAATAAAATCTAAACATTTATTGCCTAAAATTAAGAAAGATGAAGATGAGGATGAAGAAGATCAAGAAAAAAATCTTATTGAAAAACTTATTTTGTATAAGAAAATAAAGAGGGTAGCTGAATTTTTTAAAGATAGATACGTTAATTCAGGTGAATTATATACTAAAAAGCCAGAAATAATAGAAGAAATTAATTTGCCAAATAATAATGAAGATATATTTAAAAATTTAACGCTTTTAGAATTATACAATATGTATAATAACCTTTTGGAGATATATAACAATAAACAAAATAAAGCTAATGTAATTCAAAAAAGAATATATGTTGATAAATATAAAATTGAGGACAAGCTTGAATATCTTTTAGGGCTTATAGAAAACAATGAAGTAAGTAAATTTTCGGAAATTATTGATAAATGTGAATGTAAATTAGAATGCATTGTTAGTTTTTTAGCTTTACTTGAAATGGTAAAGCTAAAAAAAGTGAGAGTATACCAAAGTGATAGTTTTGATAATATATTAATTGAAAGGAGACAAGATGAAGGAGAAGAGTGA